The Methylophilus sp. TWE2 region TCATTGTACTGTCTGCGGTTGTGCGCCTTGCCCTCCACGCCTGCATCAATATGCTTGCGAGTGTCGGTTTGAACCGATTTAATAAACACAATCATACTCACTGGAGATATCAATGATTCCCGGCGAAATGCAGGTCGCAGCAGGCGACATCGAATTAAATGTTGGGCGTGATACGGTCACGCTGGATGTGGCAAACAAAGGCGACCGGCCGATTCAGGTCGGTTCGCATTACCATTTTTATGAGACCAACGACGCTTTGTCGTTTGATCGGGCGTTGGCTTATGGCTACCGGCTGAATATTGCTGCGGGCACGGCGGTACGATTTGAACCAGGGCAGACGCGTACTGTACAGCTGGTCAAGCTAGCTGGGGAACGTAAAGTGTACGGTTTTGCCGGACGTGTGATGGGGGCCCTGAAGTAGGGGAAATGCAATGACGATTAAGATGGATAAACGCGCCTATGCCGAAATGTTCGGTCCGACGATTGGCGATAAAGTGCGACTGGCGGATACCGAGCTCTGGGTAGAGGTGGAAAAAGACTTCACTATCTATGGTGAAGAGGTCAAGTTTGGCGGTGGTAAGGTCATCCGCGATGGCATGGGCCAAGGTCAGGGGCTGGCAGCCGAAGTGGCGGATACGGTCATTACCAATGCATTGATTATCGACCACTGGGGCATCGTGAAAGCCGATATCGGCATCAAGGGCGGCTATATTTCCGGCATCGGCAAGGCCGGTAACCCGGATATCCAGCCTGGCGTGACCATTGCGATTGGCGCAGGCACCGAGGTGATTGCCGGCGAAGGCATGATCATCACGGCCGGTGGCATCGATACCCACATCCACTTTATTTGCCCGCAACAGATTGAAGAAGCGTTGATGTCTGGCGTCACCACCATGGTCGGTGGAGGCACGGGGCCAGCCACGGGGACATTCGCCACCACCTGTACGCCCGGCCCCTGGCACATTCACCGCATGTTGCAGTCAGCCGATGCTTTCCCGATGAACCTTGGCTTTTTGGGCAAAGGTAACGCCAGCCTGCCTGAGCCGTTGCGCGAGCAAGTCCGCGCCGGGGTCATTGGTCTCAAGCTGCATGAAGACTGGGGCACCACGCCTGCGGCGATTGATAACTGTCTGAGTGTCGCGGATGAAATGGATATCCAGGTCGCCATCCATTCCGATACCCTGAATGAATCCGGCTTTGTCGAGACGACGATAGGTGCGTTCAAAGGCCGTACCATCCACACCTTCCATACTGAGGGCGCAGGCGGTGGGCATGCCCCAGATATTATCAAGGCGGCCAGCCAGCCCAATGTGTTGCCATCCTCGACCAACCCGACGCGGCCATTTACCGTCAACACCATAGACGAACACCTGGATATGTTGATGGTGTGCCATCACCTGGATCCGGCGATTGCTGAAGATATTGCGTTCGCCGAAAGCCGTATCCGCCGCGAAACGATTGCCGCTGAAGATATTTTCCATGACCTGGGTGCGTTTTCCATGATGTCATCCGACTCACAAGCCATGGGCCGTGTCGGTGAAGTGATTATCCGCACCTGGCAAACTGCGCACAAAATGAAAATTCAGCGCGGGCCATTGGCTGAAGATGCGGCCGGTAACGATAACTTCCGCGTCAAACGCTATATCGCTAAATACACCATTAATCCGGCCCTGACACATGGTATTTCACATGTGGTAGGTTCGGTTGAAGTTGGCAAGCTGGCGGATTTGGTGGTGTGGAAACCCGCATTCTTTGGCGTCAAGCCATTCACCATTATCAAAGGCGGCATGATTGCTGCAGCTGCGATGGGTGACCCAAATGCGTCTATTCCTACGCCGCAACCAGTACATTACCGCCCCATGTTTGGTGCTTATGGCGGTGGACTTAAGACTGCAGTGACTTTTGTCTCGCAAGCCGCATTGGAAAACCCCGAGATCAAGGCATTAGGTCTGCAAAAAGCATTAGTGGCCGTGAAAGGCACGCGTGATGTACAGAAGTCAGATATGGTACACAATACCTGGATGCCAAAGATCGATGTAGATCCGGAAACCTACGAAGTGCTGGCAGATGGCATGCCTTTAGTTTGCGAGCCAGCTGAAGTGCTGCCAATGGCGCAACGTTACTTCTTATTTTAATCAATGGCTATGCGGGCAAATTGCAGCGTTGCGCGGTTTTTTAGTTACGGCATAACCTCAAGGTTAGCCTGCACTGAAACTGCGTTTTCAAAATCCTCATGTACTACATGTACATTCCGGTTTCTGCGTTCCGCTCGCTCATTGATGGCGATTGAAATTTAACCATGATCCATTTAACCGAACGTATCACTGTCAGCGGCCATATCGACGATCAATTGGAATTGCCCTTTGACCAGCGCCAGAAAAGCCGTTTGCGCGTCACGCTGGCTTCTGGCAAAGAAGCAGCATTATTTTTAAGCCGTGGCATTATTTTGCGTGGCGGAGATTTGATTCAGTCTGAAGACGGTAGTGTCGTAGTGCAGATTGTCGCGGCGCAGGAACCTGTTTATAACGTGATTGCGCCTACCCCGCGTGACTTGATGCGTGCAGCGTACCATTTGGGCAATCGTCATGTACCTTTGCAGATTGGTGATGGCTGGTTACGCCTGGAACAAGACTATGTGCTCAGAGATATGCTGCTTGGTTTGGGCATGCAAGTAAGTGAGGTACATGCGCCGTTTGAACCGGAAGCCGGTGCTTATGGCGGTGGTCACCGTCATGGGCATGATGACGATGCTTTGCAGACCTTACGGCCACGGCTGAAAGGACAGGGGCACTAATGGCAAATGCACTCGCACTTAGCCGTTTGTTGCAATTGGCCAGCCCATTGTTGCCCGTAGGGGCTTATTGCTATTCACAAGGGTTGGAATGGGCGATTGAGTCTGGTGAGGTCAAAGATGTGGCCTCCGCACAAGCCTGGATAGGTGATAGTTTGCAAATATACCAAGCGCGCTTTGAGTTGCCAGTGCTATACAAGTTATATCAGGCCTGGCAAGCGGGTGATCTTGTACAGGTGCAGGAGTGGGATAGCTTCTACCAAGCCGGGCGTGACACCTCTGAAGGCTGGGCAGAAACACGTCAAATGGGCTATTCTTTACGCCGGTTATTGAATGACTTGAAGCCCATGTCTGAAACATTGGTGGCACAGATCAATACCTTGCAATCACCCGCTTTTCCAACCTTGTTTGCGGCCATTGCACAGCATTGGCAGATTCCACCAGAGCAGGCACTTCAGGGCTATGTCTGGGGTTGGCTGGAAAATCAGGCCAGCGCTGCCATGAAAGCGGTTCCGCTCGGCCAAGTGGCTGGGCAAACCATTTTGCTTGCCTTGGGCGAGCGATTGCCGCAAGTCGTTGCGAGCGCCATGCAGTTACCAGAAGGTGAAATGAGTAATTTTAATCCTTTACTTAGCATCGCCGGAAGTCAACACGAAACACAATACAGCAGGTTATTCAGATCATGAAAATACATACCCAATTTGCATCACCCACCCCTGAAGTCACTGACTATAAGGAGCCCTTGCGTGTTGGCATCGGTGGCCCGGTCGGTTCCGGCAAAACCGCGCTGACGCTGGCGTTGTGCCAGCGTTTACGCGAGGTCTACAACATTGCGGTGGTGACCAATGATATTTACACCAAGGAAGATGCGGAGTTTTTAACCCGTAACGAAGCGCTGGTGCCTGAACGTATTATCGGTGTGGAAACGGGCGGCTGTCCGCACACTGCAATCCGTGAAGATGCCTCCATGAATCTGGAAGCCGTCGATCAGCTCAGCAAGCGCTTCCAGACGCTGGATATCGTGTTTGTGGAAAGTGGTGGCGATAACCTCGCGGCAACGTTTAGCCCGGAATTGTCTGATTTGACGATTTATGTGATTGATGTCGCTGCCGGTGAGAAGATCCCGCGTAAAGGCGGGCCTGGCATTACCAAGTCTGATTTGCTGGTGATCAACAAGATAGACCTCGCGCCCATGGTGGGTGCCTCGCTGGAAGTGATGGATCAGGATGCCAAGCGCATGCGTGGCGAGAAGCCTTTTATTTTCAGTAATCTGAAGAGTGGCCAGGGGTTGGAAGACATCGTCGCATTTATCGAAAAGCAAGGCCTCATGCTTTAATCAAGCAAATGCTATGCGTCCGTGGCGGTGTTGCGCGGGCTTGCCGTACTAGTTTGTGCTGTCTGCGCCCGCACGCCTTGCCACAAACGCATAGCATTCGCTTGATGATTTGAAGGTATTTCATCTTGAGTAGGGATGAATACCAAATACAGACTAGGTGGTTTAGACCACAAGTATCCCGAAATTAGAACGGAGAAGATTCAATGAGAAAAAGTATTCTTTTATTTTTAAGTGCGCTCGCAGCTTCGACCAGCGCGGTTGCCCATCCTGGTCACGGCCTGGAATCAGGCTTTGCTGCAGGCTTTATGCATCCATTCAGCGGCTGGGATCACCTGCTGGTGATGTTTGCGCTGGGCATCTGGGCCGCTCGTCGTCCTGCCGCCCAAGGTTGGCAGTTGCCCGTGCTGTTTGTTTCTGTCATGGCAGTCTCAGCTTCATTCGCCATGGCCTGGTTGCCGGTCGCATTGGCTGAAGTGCTGGTGGCGGCCAGTGTGGTGGTCATGGGCTTGTTACTGATCAGCGATTTAAAAGTGCATCGTGCTGTACAAATTGGCGTCGTCAGCATCGCCGCCGCGGCACATGGCTATTTGCATGGCATGGAAATCGGCAACCAATGGTCAGGCTTGGCGGGCATGGTGCTGGCAACGGCTGTCTTGCATGCGCTGGGTTGGGTCTTGGGTCGTCAGAGCCATCCAAGCTTGCAAAAGGCCATCCAGCTGTTGGGTGGTGTGATGCTGGGCTTGGGCGCAGTGTGGATGCTGGCATAGCTCAATCAGAGATGTATCGTTAAGGCGCTACGCTTATTCAGCAGGATTCTCAATTGCCTTATGCACCATAAAAGCCAGCGTCAGTGCTGGCTTTTATTTTTGCATCTACACACACAGTTCGTCTTGCATGCAAAGTAATTCAAGTAACATAGCGCATTCATCAATCACATTCAGTGTAATGACACCCCCTAAAACCCAAGACGACACGCTCTCCCAGCTCAAGGCAGGCAAACTGCAAGGTAGCACATCCCTCAAATTAAGTGCGCAGTTAACCGAGTTTCCGTCTGAGATTTTTGAGTTAGCCGATAGCCTGGAAATTCTGGACTTGTCCGGCAATGCACTCACTGATTTGCCTGCTGATTTATATCGCCTGAAAAAACTGCGCATTCTTTTTTGCTCAAACAACCAGTTTACGCACCTGCCAGAAGTGCTGGGGCAATGCGAAAACTTAAGTATGATTGGTTTTAAAGCTAACCAGATCAAACACATCACTGAAAGCGCCATCCCCACCCACACCTTACGCTGGTTTATCGTCACAGATAACGCGCTGACCCAGGTGCCGCATGCCCTGGGTGAGTGCAGCAAGCTACAAAAACTCATGCTGGCAGGGAATCGGCTCAGCAGCTTGCCCGCCAGCCTGGCAAATTGCCACGCCTTAGAGCTATTGCGGATTTCTGCCAATCAGTTTGAGACCTTGCCTGATTTTTTATTCGACTTACCCAAACTCACCTGGCTGGCTTATGCTGGCAACCCTTTTTGTAACACTATCGAGCAAGCTTTAATCAGCCAACATCACATACAGCACATCGACTGGCAAGCCCTGACGTTGCAACAGGTACTAGGTGAAGGGGCCTCTGGCGTCACCTATCAGGCGTTGATGCAAGACGAGGGTGAGCATGAGCCTGTGGCGGTAAAACTCTTTAAGAGTGGACTCACCAGCGATGGCCTGCCGCGTTGCGAAATGCACGCCAATCTGCTGGCGGGGGAGCATCCCAATTTAGTCGGCGTTACGGGCGTGATACACAATCACCCGCAAGGCATACAAGGTTTGGTGATGCCATTGCTGAATCCCCATTTAAAAGTACTGGCAAAGCCCCCGAGCTATGAAAGTTGCACGCGCGATGTCTACGCGGATGACTTAAAACTCACGCTACAACAAGCCGAATTTATTTTAAAAGGCATCACGCAAGCTGCAGAGCATCTGCATGCTAATGGCCTTATGCACGGTGATTTATATGCGCACAATATTTTGTGGGGCGCTGAAAAGGTTGTGTTAAGTGATTTGGGCGGCGCCTCATTTTTACCTTTAGATAACCCAGCACTTACGAAAAAAATACTTAAACTGGAAGCCAGGGCATTAGCGGTGTTGGCTGAAGAATTGGAAGCGGTTGTAAGTGAGCGGTGATGAGGGAATACAGGCATAGCGTTGTGTCGAATTTTAATCACTCTGGCGCTGTGCTTTTATGGCGCATTCCCTACGTCAATTAACGTAGTGATTGCATGAACGAACTCTCCTAGTATATGCTCGGGAAAAAGCTGGCCTTGTTCCCAACCTGGCTATTGATACTTAAGGATTGTTGATTGTCTACCCCGTCCACTTCTGTATTATCCACCGAAATACGTGCTGAGCCGATACAGCGTATCGTGAAGATTCGTCGCGACTATAACAATTGGGTGGCGAATGAAACGATAGAGGATTATGCCTTGCGCTACACGCCACGGGCGTTCCGCAAGTGGTCTATTTTGCGCGTTTCTAATACGGCGCTGGGGGCAATTTCGTTTTTGGTGCTGGAGGCGATTGGCGGCACGATTACCATCAATTATGGTTTTCCGAATGCCATGTGGGCGATTCTGGCCGTTGGCCTGATGATCTTCTTAACGGGCTTGCCCATCAGCTATTACGCGGCCAAGTATGGCCTGGATATGGACCTGCTGACGCGTGGGGCTGGTTTTGGCTATATAGGCTCGACCATTTCCTCGTTTGTGTATGCCTCGTTTACCTTTATTTTGCTTTCGCTCGAAGCGGCGATTATGGGGTATGCGCTTGAGCTGTATTTCCACTTGCCGCTTTACCTGGGTTACCTGGTCAGTGCGCTGATTGTGATTCCGCTGGTCACGCATGGGGTGACGCTGATTAGCCGGATACAAATGATTACGCAACCGATCTGGATTGCCTTGATGTTTTTGCCCTTCCTGGCGATTCTCAAGATGGACCCAGGGATCTTTGACAGATTAAGTCATTTTGCCGGTATTTCTGCCAATGGCGGAGAGTTCAATTGGATGTTGTTTGGCGCGGCAACGGCGGTGGGTGTAGCCCTGATTCCACAAATTGGTGAGCAGGTCGATTTTCTGCGTTTTATGCCGGAGCGCAACAAGGAAAATTACTGGCGCTGGAACCTGGGGGTATTGATGGCCGGGCCTGGGTGGGTGATTCTGGGCATGCTCAAAATGTTTGCCGGGGCTTTGCTGGCCTATATGGTATTTAATCGGGATATGCCGCTGTCTTCTGCGATCAATCCGACGCATATGTACTGGGTTGGATTTGGGCATGTGTTCAGTAACCCCGAAGTCGCTTTGGCAGTGACTGCGCTATTTGTGTGCGTATCGCAAATCAAGGTCAATATGACCAATGCCTATGCCGGTTCTCTGGCGTGGTCTAACTTTTTTGCCCGCCTCACGCATAGCCATCCTGGCCGGATTGTCTGGGTGGTGTTTAACGTGATGATCGCCATTGTGCTCATGGAGCTCAATGTCTTTCAGGCGCTGGAAGAAATATTAGGCTTGTACGCCAATATTGCCATTGCCTGGATTGCAGCTGTGGTGGCTGACCTGGTCATCAACAAGCCTCTGGGTTTGAGTCCCAAAGGGATTGAATTCCGGCGTGCTTATTTGTATGACATCAATCCGGTGGGCGTCGGTGCCATGTTTGTAGCCTCGGCCGTGTCCATTGTGGCTTATACCGGAGCCATGGGTCCGTTGGCACAGTCTTTTTCGACCTTTATTTCCCTGTTTACAGCCTTAGTGCTGTCACCGTTGATTGCATGGGGCACCAAGGGTAAGTATTACCTGGCGAGGCCACGCCCCAAGTACTTGCAACCCAATGCGACCAAGCAATGTGTCATTTGCGAGCGTGAATATGAGGTCAGCGACATGGCACATTGCCCGGCTTACGGTGGTGCGATTTGCTCCCTGTGCTGCTGCCTGGATGCCCGCTGCCATGATGCATGCAAGCCACATGGTCGCCTGAGTGCGCAATGGGAGGCATTAAATAAAAGGATTTTACCCAAACAATTATGGCCACATCTCAATGGCGGCGTTGCGCACTTTTTGTTATTGATGGTCATTGCTGTGCTTTTATTTGGGGCCACGATCAGCCTGATTTACCTGCATGATGCCTTGACCATCGGTCGTGAGTCTCCGGAATTGATGCATCATTTCAGGCTGGGTTACCTGAAGGTGTTTGTGGCCATGCTGTTTTTGGGTGGAATTGTGGCCTGGTGGCTGGTATTAACCTCAGCCAGCCGGCGTGTGGCACAGGAAGAATCGAACCGGCAAACGGGTTTGTTGCTTGAGGAAATTGAGTCACACAAGAAAACCGATGCGCAGTTACAAAAGGCGCGCCGCTTGGCAGAGGAGGCCAACCAGGCCAAGAGCCGTTACATTACCGGCATTAGCCACGAGTTGCGGACACCCCTGAATAGTATTCTGGGCTATGCGCAATTGCTGACCAATGATGATAGCATCCCGGAACATCGCAGGCAGGCAATCAGGACCATCAGCCGCGGCGGCGAACATTTGCTGTCATTGATTGAAAGTACGCTGGATATCGCGCGTATTGAGAGCGGCAAGATGGCGTTTGATGTTAAGCCGTTGCATTTCCCTGAGTTTATTGGCCAGATCGTCAGCATGTTTGAAATCCAGGCGCAAAACAAGGGGCTGGCGTTCTATTTTGAGCAGCAAGGTCATTTGCCTGAATATGTACGGGCAGATCATAAGCGGTTGATGCAGATTCTGGTGAATATCCTGGGTAATGCAGTCAAATTTA contains the following coding sequences:
- a CDS encoding urease subunit beta, with protein sequence MIPGEMQVAAGDIELNVGRDTVTLDVANKGDRPIQVGSHYHFYETNDALSFDRALAYGYRLNIAAGTAVRFEPGQTRTVQLVKLAGERKVYGFAGRVMGALK
- the ureC gene encoding urease subunit alpha, with protein sequence MTIKMDKRAYAEMFGPTIGDKVRLADTELWVEVEKDFTIYGEEVKFGGGKVIRDGMGQGQGLAAEVADTVITNALIIDHWGIVKADIGIKGGYISGIGKAGNPDIQPGVTIAIGAGTEVIAGEGMIITAGGIDTHIHFICPQQIEEALMSGVTTMVGGGTGPATGTFATTCTPGPWHIHRMLQSADAFPMNLGFLGKGNASLPEPLREQVRAGVIGLKLHEDWGTTPAAIDNCLSVADEMDIQVAIHSDTLNESGFVETTIGAFKGRTIHTFHTEGAGGGHAPDIIKAASQPNVLPSSTNPTRPFTVNTIDEHLDMLMVCHHLDPAIAEDIAFAESRIRRETIAAEDIFHDLGAFSMMSSDSQAMGRVGEVIIRTWQTAHKMKIQRGPLAEDAAGNDNFRVKRYIAKYTINPALTHGISHVVGSVEVGKLADLVVWKPAFFGVKPFTIIKGGMIAAAAMGDPNASIPTPQPVHYRPMFGAYGGGLKTAVTFVSQAALENPEIKALGLQKALVAVKGTRDVQKSDMVHNTWMPKIDVDPETYEVLADGMPLVCEPAEVLPMAQRYFLF
- the ureE gene encoding urease accessory protein UreE, with translation MIHLTERITVSGHIDDQLELPFDQRQKSRLRVTLASGKEAALFLSRGIILRGGDLIQSEDGSVVVQIVAAQEPVYNVIAPTPRDLMRAAYHLGNRHVPLQIGDGWLRLEQDYVLRDMLLGLGMQVSEVHAPFEPEAGAYGGGHRHGHDDDALQTLRPRLKGQGH
- a CDS encoding urease accessory protein UreF, which codes for MANALALSRLLQLASPLLPVGAYCYSQGLEWAIESGEVKDVASAQAWIGDSLQIYQARFELPVLYKLYQAWQAGDLVQVQEWDSFYQAGRDTSEGWAETRQMGYSLRRLLNDLKPMSETLVAQINTLQSPAFPTLFAAIAQHWQIPPEQALQGYVWGWLENQASAAMKAVPLGQVAGQTILLALGERLPQVVASAMQLPEGEMSNFNPLLSIAGSQHETQYSRLFRS
- the ureG gene encoding urease accessory protein UreG — encoded protein: MKIHTQFASPTPEVTDYKEPLRVGIGGPVGSGKTALTLALCQRLREVYNIAVVTNDIYTKEDAEFLTRNEALVPERIIGVETGGCPHTAIREDASMNLEAVDQLSKRFQTLDIVFVESGGDNLAATFSPELSDLTIYVIDVAAGEKIPRKGGPGITKSDLLVINKIDLAPMVGASLEVMDQDAKRMRGEKPFIFSNLKSGQGLEDIVAFIEKQGLML
- a CDS encoding HupE/UreJ family protein → MRKSILLFLSALAASTSAVAHPGHGLESGFAAGFMHPFSGWDHLLVMFALGIWAARRPAAQGWQLPVLFVSVMAVSASFAMAWLPVALAEVLVAASVVVMGLLLISDLKVHRAVQIGVVSIAAAAHGYLHGMEIGNQWSGLAGMVLATAVLHALGWVLGRQSHPSLQKAIQLLGGVMLGLGAVWMLA
- a CDS encoding leucine-rich repeat-containing protein kinase family protein, which produces MTPPKTQDDTLSQLKAGKLQGSTSLKLSAQLTEFPSEIFELADSLEILDLSGNALTDLPADLYRLKKLRILFCSNNQFTHLPEVLGQCENLSMIGFKANQIKHITESAIPTHTLRWFIVTDNALTQVPHALGECSKLQKLMLAGNRLSSLPASLANCHALELLRISANQFETLPDFLFDLPKLTWLAYAGNPFCNTIEQALISQHHIQHIDWQALTLQQVLGEGASGVTYQALMQDEGEHEPVAVKLFKSGLTSDGLPRCEMHANLLAGEHPNLVGVTGVIHNHPQGIQGLVMPLLNPHLKVLAKPPSYESCTRDVYADDLKLTLQQAEFILKGITQAAEHLHANGLMHGDLYAHNILWGAEKVVLSDLGGASFLPLDNPALTKKILKLEARALAVLAEELEAVVSER
- a CDS encoding ATP-binding protein; this encodes MSTPSTSVLSTEIRAEPIQRIVKIRRDYNNWVANETIEDYALRYTPRAFRKWSILRVSNTALGAISFLVLEAIGGTITINYGFPNAMWAILAVGLMIFLTGLPISYYAAKYGLDMDLLTRGAGFGYIGSTISSFVYASFTFILLSLEAAIMGYALELYFHLPLYLGYLVSALIVIPLVTHGVTLISRIQMITQPIWIALMFLPFLAILKMDPGIFDRLSHFAGISANGGEFNWMLFGAATAVGVALIPQIGEQVDFLRFMPERNKENYWRWNLGVLMAGPGWVILGMLKMFAGALLAYMVFNRDMPLSSAINPTHMYWVGFGHVFSNPEVALAVTALFVCVSQIKVNMTNAYAGSLAWSNFFARLTHSHPGRIVWVVFNVMIAIVLMELNVFQALEEILGLYANIAIAWIAAVVADLVINKPLGLSPKGIEFRRAYLYDINPVGVGAMFVASAVSIVAYTGAMGPLAQSFSTFISLFTALVLSPLIAWGTKGKYYLARPRPKYLQPNATKQCVICEREYEVSDMAHCPAYGGAICSLCCCLDARCHDACKPHGRLSAQWEALNKRILPKQLWPHLNGGVAHFLLLMVIAVLLFGATISLIYLHDALTIGRESPELMHHFRLGYLKVFVAMLFLGGIVAWWLVLTSASRRVAQEESNRQTGLLLEEIESHKKTDAQLQKARRLAEEANQAKSRYITGISHELRTPLNSILGYAQLLTNDDSIPEHRRQAIRTISRGGEHLLSLIESTLDIARIESGKMAFDVKPLHFPEFIGQIVSMFEIQAQNKGLAFYFEQQGHLPEYVRADHKRLMQILVNILGNAVKFTTKGSVTFRVSYAREIAQIDIEDTGPGIAPNEVEKIFEPFERGSAADVVGIGGTGLGLTISKLLTQLMGGEMHFDSVLGRGTRFEIRLFLPQIRETAHLSKKAVRQRIGYEGPIRTILVVDNEQVDRELLRNTLQPLGFIVHEAGNGQACVNQYQMIHADLILMDLAMPVMDGWEAAYIIRQVHHAKLPIAIISANAYDRSLDNQAKIPAQDFFVKPVNLNEVLDWIGNQLGLTWRYADSAENKLLPASTAAESSADGVSLPPIPDVLLENLAQFARMGYVKGVREVLATLNREHSQHQTLINALQQAMERFDFAKLQSLLEEHAK